Proteins encoded together in one Miscanthus floridulus cultivar M001 chromosome 16, ASM1932011v1, whole genome shotgun sequence window:
- the LOC136512227 gene encoding uncharacterized protein isoform X1, producing MADAAAQDTTEQRLLHLKLAFLAGEPPACVLALAREAGGGCITPHVQKILLETCTGSNVERCQDSIYTTIIFKKIISEVELSSNVVIDELYEEFAQRMLSKAKDSLLNKTDHIYKEISFLSTTHNNISSKLVSVVARLSCSSNMLEGDTGCSLWPSSLFLSEFILSYPKFFSTKCCFELGSGVGLVGICLNHVSASKVILTDGDPCTLRNMKENMELNNLCIEQEDSRVLKESNNKHCGMQVECKYLSWEEVSESDLWGYQADVVLGADIIYDPVCVPHLVRVLSMLLRRDRREGEANGTSGDEFETEAPVAYIATVVRNLETFNCFATAAADTMLSVLNITSSAAPSKFLPYMLSYDRSSVQLLKITSLS from the exons ATGGCTGACGCGGCGGCGCAGGACACCACCGAGCAGCGGCTGCTCCACCTGAAGCTCGCGTTCCTCGCCGGGGAGCCTCCCGCCTGCGTGCTCGCACTCGCCAG AGAAGCTGGGGGAGGTTGTATCACACCGCATGTCCAAAAAATTCTTTTGGAGACTTGCACTGGCTCAAAC GTAGAAAGATGTCAAGACTCTATTTATACAACAATTATTTTTAAAAAGATTATATCTGAGGTTGAATTATCTTCAAATGTTGTGATTGATGAACTTTATGAGGAATTTGCTCAACGTATGTTGTCTAAAGCA AAAGATTCATTATTAAACAAGACAGATCATATTTATAAAGAAATAtcttttctctctactacac ATAATAACATTTCTTCAAAGCTAGTAAGTGTCGTTGCTCGACTATCATGTTCTTCTAATATGCTTGAAGGAGATACAGG GTGTTCTCTTTGGCCATCAAGTTTATTCTTGTCTGAATTTATTCTTTCGTACCCTAAATTTTTCTCTACAAAGTGTTGCTTTGAG TTAGGTTCCGGTGTTGGTTTGGTGGGCATTTGTCTTAATCATGTCAGTGCCTCTAAG GTTATTCTTACTGATGGTGACCCATGTACACTCAGAAACATGAAGGAAAATATGGAACTGAATAACTTATGCATTGAGCAGGAAGATTCTAGAGTACTAAAAGAAAGCAATAATAAG CATTGTGGCATGCAGGTAGAGTGCAAATATCTTTCTTGGGAAGAAGTGTCTGAAAGTGATTTATGGGGCTACCAGGCAGACGTAGT TCTTGGCGCAGATATTATTTACGATCCGGTTTGTGTGCCACACCTTGTTCGAGTACTCTCAATGCTGTTAAGACGAGACCGTAGAGAGGGGGAAGCCAACGGAACATCTGGTGATGAATTTGAAACGGAGGCTCCGGTCGCCTATATTGCCACGGTGGTTCGAAATCTAGAGACTTTCAACTGCTTTGCCACAGCAGCTGCCGACACAATGTTGTCTGTTTTGAATATTACCAGTAGTGCAGCTCCTTCAAAATTTCTCCCTTACATGCTATCTTATGATAGATCCAGCGTGCAGCTTCTTAAAATTACATCATTATCATAG
- the LOC136512229 gene encoding DNA replication complex GINS protein SLD5-like, whose protein sequence is MSSWDDEDSAAAAEAAATDVELLKRAWRNEKAAPEILRFDSPLVSRVREQIQLLEETLDDFADSGVDDLVVSLYQMDLDRTLFLLRSYLRLRLQKIEKYTMHISRSDDLLSRLSQQERRFAKSCAEIMEKHLEQSVLSKLPYGYDSVTRQSLSSTEDDMVPEPQLDTFVFCKTKSDVGAFQLDDIGEEVVDLVADDLYVLRYKSIKGLVEGGRIDLI, encoded by the exons ATGTCCTCCTGGGACGACGAAGACTCTGCGGCGGCGGCCGAGGCGGCGGCCACGGACGTGGAGCTGCTCAAGCGGGCGTGGCGCAACGAGAAGGCCGCGCCGGAGATCCTCCGCTTCGACTCGCCCCTCGTGTCCCGCGTCCGCGAGCAGATCCAGCTCCTC GAGGAGACGCTCGACGACTTCGCCGACAGCGGCGTCGACGACCTGGTGGTCTCGCTCTACCAGATGGACCTCGACCGCACGCTCTTCCTCCTCCGCTCCTACCTCCGCCTCCGCCTGCAGAAG ATCGAGAAGTACACGATGCATATCTCCAGGTCCGACGACCTCCTCAGCCGCCTGTCGCAGCAGGAACGCCGCTTCGCCAAGAG TTGCGCGGAGATCATGGAGAAGCATCTGGAGCAGTCGGTGCTGTCCAAGCTCCCGTACGGGTATGACTCGGTTACCAGGCAGTCGTTGTCCAGCACTGAGGATGACATGG TGCCAGAGCCTCAGCTTGACACCTTTGTCTTCTGCAAGACCAAGAGCGACGTAGGTGCATTCCAGCTAGATGACAT AGGCGAGGAGGTTGTGGATTTGGTTGCCGATGACTTGTATGTTCTTCGGTACAAGTCCATCAAGGGACTCGTTGAGGGTGGCCGGATCGATCTCATCTGA
- the LOC136512227 gene encoding uncharacterized protein isoform X2, whose translation MADAAAQDTTEQRLLHLKLAFLAGEPPACVLALAREAGGGCITPHVQKILLETCTGSNVERCQDSIYTTIIFKKIISEVELSSNVVIDELYEEFAQRMLSKAKDSLLNKTDHIYKEISFLSTTHNNISSKLVSVVARLSCSSNMLEGDTGCSLWPSSLFLSEFILSYPKFFSTKCCFELGSGVGLVGICLNHVSASKVILTDGDPCTLRNMKENMELNNLCIEQEDSRVLKESNNKVECKYLSWEEVSESDLWGYQADVVLGADIIYDPVCVPHLVRVLSMLLRRDRREGEANGTSGDEFETEAPVAYIATVVRNLETFNCFATAAADTMLSVLNITSSAAPSKFLPYMLSYDRSSVQLLKITSLS comes from the exons ATGGCTGACGCGGCGGCGCAGGACACCACCGAGCAGCGGCTGCTCCACCTGAAGCTCGCGTTCCTCGCCGGGGAGCCTCCCGCCTGCGTGCTCGCACTCGCCAG AGAAGCTGGGGGAGGTTGTATCACACCGCATGTCCAAAAAATTCTTTTGGAGACTTGCACTGGCTCAAAC GTAGAAAGATGTCAAGACTCTATTTATACAACAATTATTTTTAAAAAGATTATATCTGAGGTTGAATTATCTTCAAATGTTGTGATTGATGAACTTTATGAGGAATTTGCTCAACGTATGTTGTCTAAAGCA AAAGATTCATTATTAAACAAGACAGATCATATTTATAAAGAAATAtcttttctctctactacac ATAATAACATTTCTTCAAAGCTAGTAAGTGTCGTTGCTCGACTATCATGTTCTTCTAATATGCTTGAAGGAGATACAGG GTGTTCTCTTTGGCCATCAAGTTTATTCTTGTCTGAATTTATTCTTTCGTACCCTAAATTTTTCTCTACAAAGTGTTGCTTTGAG TTAGGTTCCGGTGTTGGTTTGGTGGGCATTTGTCTTAATCATGTCAGTGCCTCTAAG GTTATTCTTACTGATGGTGACCCATGTACACTCAGAAACATGAAGGAAAATATGGAACTGAATAACTTATGCATTGAGCAGGAAGATTCTAGAGTACTAAAAGAAAGCAATAATAAG GTAGAGTGCAAATATCTTTCTTGGGAAGAAGTGTCTGAAAGTGATTTATGGGGCTACCAGGCAGACGTAGT TCTTGGCGCAGATATTATTTACGATCCGGTTTGTGTGCCACACCTTGTTCGAGTACTCTCAATGCTGTTAAGACGAGACCGTAGAGAGGGGGAAGCCAACGGAACATCTGGTGATGAATTTGAAACGGAGGCTCCGGTCGCCTATATTGCCACGGTGGTTCGAAATCTAGAGACTTTCAACTGCTTTGCCACAGCAGCTGCCGACACAATGTTGTCTGTTTTGAATATTACCAGTAGTGCAGCTCCTTCAAAATTTCTCCCTTACATGCTATCTTATGATAGATCCAGCGTGCAGCTTCTTAAAATTACATCATTATCATAG
- the LOC136512226 gene encoding uncharacterized protein isoform X1: MVGDLSLLAVASASPVVLPPSKILGVTVKQELHGVLPLQGKRPQDAGVQLCAPLQQHPPHHLEGMPYHQGQPMQMVVPGAHQGQALPAAYQAFVMPDTATLIDVQDSHLDSVQLSLGIAEQCARQEKLLKFLMSGSDVKELDESLLAEFTGQQTLAINMGTQPYMPDDKLSISELVLNEPQHYLPEKELVIPDPLLHVVQSHGFALTIDQNGRVVFAGNGDEMIDLLSVFLEFNMSKRETGGCKAAFLVPYFERKRRSRANSQVSNSKLASTAADVSKSTDVNSKSLSKKKRKVKNIKERDLYQRNYTHASEAILSILLDKDKSSSTILSLKKDGPEITELLTQCSIGIAGTGLAILLSVMCKMATGMRTPFASARLLSTSVGFGLFWLSWAVNGLRDTIASIFRSPSNMNIEDDEVAVRIEKSMNEILFRALTLLAITALKFA; the protein is encoded by the exons ATGGTGGGGGACCTGTCCCTCCtcgccgtcgcctccgcctccccCGTCGTCCTCCCGCCGTCCAAG ATTCTTGGTGTCACGGTGAAACAGGAGCTCCATGGCGTGCTTCCTCTCCAGGGGAAGAGGCCGCAGGACGCCGGTGTGCAGCTCTGCGCGCCGCTGCAGCAGCATCCGCCCCACCATCTAGAGGGGATGCCTTACCACCAGGGCCAGCCCATGCAGATGGTCGTGCCCGGCGCCCATCAGGGACAGGCCCTCCCGGCCGCCTACCAGGCCTTCGTGATGCCCGACACGGCCACGCTCATCGACGTGCAAG ATTCTCACCTTGACTCAGTTCAACTTAGCCTTGGGATCGCTGAGCAATGTGCAAGGCAAGAGAAACTCCTCAAGTTTCTGATGTCAGGGTCAGACGTCAAGGAACTTGATGAATCCTTGCTAGCTGAATTCACAGGGCAACAGACCCTAGCAATAAACATGGGAACTCAGCCATATATGCCGGATGATAAGTTATCAATCTCTGAATTAGTGTTGAATGAGCCCCAACACTATCTGCCAGAGAAAGAACTTGTCATCCCTGATCCTCTTCTGCACGTCGTTCAGTCTCATGGCTTTGCTCTTACTATTGATCAAAATGGCCGGGTCGTATTCGCTGGCAATGGTGATGAGATGATAGACTTGCTCTCAGTTTTCCTGGAGTTCAACATGTCTAAACGAGAAACAGGTGGCTGTAAGGCTGCATTTCTTGTTCCATACTTTGAGAG GAAAAGGCGTTCTCGGGCTAATAGCCAAGTATCCAATTCAAAATTAGCAAGCACAGCAGCTGATGTTTCAAAAAG TACTGACGTGAACTCAAAATCTTTGTCAAAGAAGAAACGTAAAGTGAAAAACATCAAAGAACGTGACTTGTATCAGAGAAACTACACACATGCTAGCGAAGCTATTTTATCCATCCTACTGGACAAGGACAAAAGCAGCTCGACAATCCTCTCACTGAAAAAGGATGGTCCGGAGATCACTGAACTTTTAACGCAGTGCTCTATTGGCATAGCTGGAACTGGATTGGCTATTCTTCTGTCAGTTATGTGCAAGATGGCTACTGGCATGAGGACTCCTTTTGCTTCGGCTCGACTGCTTAGCACCAGCGTTGGATTCGGACTCTTTTGGCTATCCTGGGCAGTCAATGGATTACGTGATACCATTGCCAGCATTTTCAGAAGCCCAAGTAACATGAATATCGAGGATGATGAGGTCGCAGTGAGAATTGAAAAAAGCATGAATGAAATTCTTTTCAGGGCATTAACTCTCTTGGCAATCACTGCACTGAAGTTTGCATGA
- the LOC136512226 gene encoding uncharacterized protein isoform X2, producing MVGDLSLLAVASASPVVLPPSKELHGVLPLQGKRPQDAGVQLCAPLQQHPPHHLEGMPYHQGQPMQMVVPGAHQGQALPAAYQAFVMPDTATLIDVQDSHLDSVQLSLGIAEQCARQEKLLKFLMSGSDVKELDESLLAEFTGQQTLAINMGTQPYMPDDKLSISELVLNEPQHYLPEKELVIPDPLLHVVQSHGFALTIDQNGRVVFAGNGDEMIDLLSVFLEFNMSKRETGGCKAAFLVPYFERKRRSRANSQVSNSKLASTAADVSKSTDVNSKSLSKKKRKVKNIKERDLYQRNYTHASEAILSILLDKDKSSSTILSLKKDGPEITELLTQCSIGIAGTGLAILLSVMCKMATGMRTPFASARLLSTSVGFGLFWLSWAVNGLRDTIASIFRSPSNMNIEDDEVAVRIEKSMNEILFRALTLLAITALKFA from the exons ATGGTGGGGGACCTGTCCCTCCtcgccgtcgcctccgcctccccCGTCGTCCTCCCGCCGTCCAAG GAGCTCCATGGCGTGCTTCCTCTCCAGGGGAAGAGGCCGCAGGACGCCGGTGTGCAGCTCTGCGCGCCGCTGCAGCAGCATCCGCCCCACCATCTAGAGGGGATGCCTTACCACCAGGGCCAGCCCATGCAGATGGTCGTGCCCGGCGCCCATCAGGGACAGGCCCTCCCGGCCGCCTACCAGGCCTTCGTGATGCCCGACACGGCCACGCTCATCGACGTGCAAG ATTCTCACCTTGACTCAGTTCAACTTAGCCTTGGGATCGCTGAGCAATGTGCAAGGCAAGAGAAACTCCTCAAGTTTCTGATGTCAGGGTCAGACGTCAAGGAACTTGATGAATCCTTGCTAGCTGAATTCACAGGGCAACAGACCCTAGCAATAAACATGGGAACTCAGCCATATATGCCGGATGATAAGTTATCAATCTCTGAATTAGTGTTGAATGAGCCCCAACACTATCTGCCAGAGAAAGAACTTGTCATCCCTGATCCTCTTCTGCACGTCGTTCAGTCTCATGGCTTTGCTCTTACTATTGATCAAAATGGCCGGGTCGTATTCGCTGGCAATGGTGATGAGATGATAGACTTGCTCTCAGTTTTCCTGGAGTTCAACATGTCTAAACGAGAAACAGGTGGCTGTAAGGCTGCATTTCTTGTTCCATACTTTGAGAG GAAAAGGCGTTCTCGGGCTAATAGCCAAGTATCCAATTCAAAATTAGCAAGCACAGCAGCTGATGTTTCAAAAAG TACTGACGTGAACTCAAAATCTTTGTCAAAGAAGAAACGTAAAGTGAAAAACATCAAAGAACGTGACTTGTATCAGAGAAACTACACACATGCTAGCGAAGCTATTTTATCCATCCTACTGGACAAGGACAAAAGCAGCTCGACAATCCTCTCACTGAAAAAGGATGGTCCGGAGATCACTGAACTTTTAACGCAGTGCTCTATTGGCATAGCTGGAACTGGATTGGCTATTCTTCTGTCAGTTATGTGCAAGATGGCTACTGGCATGAGGACTCCTTTTGCTTCGGCTCGACTGCTTAGCACCAGCGTTGGATTCGGACTCTTTTGGCTATCCTGGGCAGTCAATGGATTACGTGATACCATTGCCAGCATTTTCAGAAGCCCAAGTAACATGAATATCGAGGATGATGAGGTCGCAGTGAGAATTGAAAAAAGCATGAATGAAATTCTTTTCAGGGCATTAACTCTCTTGGCAATCACTGCACTGAAGTTTGCATGA
- the LOC136512227 gene encoding uncharacterized protein isoform X3 has translation MDTRRVDPPSPALESSPCLGARCLREAGGGCITPHVQKILLETCTGSNVERCQDSIYTTIIFKKIISEVELSSNVVIDELYEEFAQRMLSKAKDSLLNKTDHIYKEISFLSTTHNNISSKLVSVVARLSCSSNMLEGDTGCSLWPSSLFLSEFILSYPKFFSTKCCFELGSGVGLVGICLNHVSASKVILTDGDPCTLRNMKENMELNNLCIEQEDSRVLKESNNKHCGMQVECKYLSWEEVSESDLWGYQADVVLGADIIYDPVCVPHLVRVLSMLLRRDRREGEANGTSGDEFETEAPVAYIATVVRNLETFNCFATAAADTMLSVLNITSSAAPSKFLPYMLSYDRSSVQLLKITSLS, from the exons ATGGACACTAGGCGGGTGGATCCGCCGTCGCCGGCGTTGGAGAGTTCGCCGTGCCTCGGCGCACGTTGCTTGAG AGAAGCTGGGGGAGGTTGTATCACACCGCATGTCCAAAAAATTCTTTTGGAGACTTGCACTGGCTCAAAC GTAGAAAGATGTCAAGACTCTATTTATACAACAATTATTTTTAAAAAGATTATATCTGAGGTTGAATTATCTTCAAATGTTGTGATTGATGAACTTTATGAGGAATTTGCTCAACGTATGTTGTCTAAAGCA AAAGATTCATTATTAAACAAGACAGATCATATTTATAAAGAAATAtcttttctctctactacac ATAATAACATTTCTTCAAAGCTAGTAAGTGTCGTTGCTCGACTATCATGTTCTTCTAATATGCTTGAAGGAGATACAGG GTGTTCTCTTTGGCCATCAAGTTTATTCTTGTCTGAATTTATTCTTTCGTACCCTAAATTTTTCTCTACAAAGTGTTGCTTTGAG TTAGGTTCCGGTGTTGGTTTGGTGGGCATTTGTCTTAATCATGTCAGTGCCTCTAAG GTTATTCTTACTGATGGTGACCCATGTACACTCAGAAACATGAAGGAAAATATGGAACTGAATAACTTATGCATTGAGCAGGAAGATTCTAGAGTACTAAAAGAAAGCAATAATAAG CATTGTGGCATGCAGGTAGAGTGCAAATATCTTTCTTGGGAAGAAGTGTCTGAAAGTGATTTATGGGGCTACCAGGCAGACGTAGT TCTTGGCGCAGATATTATTTACGATCCGGTTTGTGTGCCACACCTTGTTCGAGTACTCTCAATGCTGTTAAGACGAGACCGTAGAGAGGGGGAAGCCAACGGAACATCTGGTGATGAATTTGAAACGGAGGCTCCGGTCGCCTATATTGCCACGGTGGTTCGAAATCTAGAGACTTTCAACTGCTTTGCCACAGCAGCTGCCGACACAATGTTGTCTGTTTTGAATATTACCAGTAGTGCAGCTCCTTCAAAATTTCTCCCTTACATGCTATCTTATGATAGATCCAGCGTGCAGCTTCTTAAAATTACATCATTATCATAG